Proteins encoded within one genomic window of Syntrophorhabdaceae bacterium:
- a CDS encoding MAE_28990/MAE_18760 family HEPN-like nuclease — translation MNKIRNLSMLQDYLDGEFSWRIKEIANLKLSICGIERKIIIKTLIRPAIPLLYAHWEGFVKNASMSYVNFVDCQGLRYSELSYCFVVFGLKKKLSEVAQSKKSHINVAAIEFLLSELSSRAQLKIESAINTESNLNSKVFANIALSIGIDPAAYETRYNLIDESLLGRRNNIAHGEYLDLSAGELRNLAEEIIGLLRQYKTDIENAAAMNKFKRDTPDCMTGLVMIT, via the coding sequence ATGAACAAGATCAGAAACCTCTCGATGCTCCAAGATTATCTTGATGGTGAGTTTTCTTGGCGAATTAAAGAGATAGCTAATTTAAAACTATCAATCTGTGGAATTGAACGAAAGATCATTATCAAAACGCTTATACGGCCTGCGATTCCCCTTCTTTATGCTCATTGGGAAGGCTTTGTAAAGAATGCCTCGATGAGTTATGTTAATTTTGTAGATTGCCAAGGCCTTCGTTACAGCGAGCTTTCGTATTGTTTTGTTGTTTTCGGTCTGAAGAAAAAGCTTAGTGAAGTGGCCCAATCAAAAAAATCACATATTAATGTTGCGGCGATAGAATTCTTGTTGTCTGAACTCAGTAGTAGAGCTCAATTAAAGATTGAAAGTGCTATTAACACAGAATCGAATCTAAACTCAAAAGTATTTGCGAATATCGCTCTTTCAATTGGAATAGACCCTGCAGCATATGAGACCAGGTACAACCTTATAGATGAAAGCCTTCTTGGAAGACGGAATAACATTGCTCATGGAGAGTATCTTGATCTGTCTGCAGGTGAATTAAGGAATCTGGCAGAGGAAATCATCGGTTTGCTTCGTCAATACAAGACCGATATAGAGAATGCGGCCGCAATGAACAAGTTTAAAAGAGATACCCCTGACTGCATGACCGGTTTGGTTATGATAACCTAA
- a CDS encoding TIGR04255 family protein: MNSHPRFVINKTEEFIHLSRAPITEAVIEIRVVLESPWDENQVESQLKERLPEYPVFTSQKEFKQEFQFGVSSEAPAKQTFKDMGLKGFRFKSEDNHHIAQFNRDGFVFSRLQPYADWQEFITEALRLWQIYSELTRPRKALRIGLRFINRLACPLDSFELTDYLRIVPVPPIGLDVPFAGFLHHETLTIPEHPYLIKIVKTTQPPQGPEGKDVGLIIDIDVLRNDTFDASSEIIKGYLEEMRWLKNKAFFGSITDSLMEVLR; the protein is encoded by the coding sequence ATGAATTCACATCCAAGGTTCGTAATAAATAAGACGGAAGAATTTATTCACCTTTCGCGTGCTCCAATAACTGAGGCAGTGATTGAGATCCGAGTTGTTCTGGAATCTCCATGGGATGAAAACCAGGTAGAAAGTCAACTTAAAGAAAGACTTCCTGAATATCCAGTCTTTACATCGCAAAAGGAATTCAAACAGGAATTCCAATTTGGCGTTTCATCGGAAGCGCCAGCCAAGCAGACATTTAAGGATATGGGATTAAAGGGGTTTCGCTTCAAGTCTGAAGACAACCACCATATTGCTCAGTTTAACAGAGATGGATTTGTTTTTAGCAGACTTCAACCGTATGCTGACTGGCAAGAATTTATTACCGAAGCACTTCGGTTATGGCAAATATACTCTGAGTTAACAAGACCACGCAAAGCGCTAAGGATTGGTCTTCGCTTCATCAACCGTTTGGCATGTCCTCTGGATAGTTTTGAGCTAACTGACTATCTTAGAATTGTTCCTGTCCCTCCCATTGGTTTGGACGTACCTTTTGCAGGTTTTTTGCATCATGAGACTCTAACGATACCAGAACACCCATATTTGATTAAAATCGTCAAAACAACACAACCACCGCAGGGACCCGAGGGGAAAGACGTAGGGTTAATAATTGATATCGATGTACTTAGAAACGATACATTTGATGCCAGTAGCGAGATAATAAAGGGATATCTGGAAGAGATGCGTTGGTTAAAAAATAAAGCATTTTTTGGATCCATAACGGATAGCTTGATGGAGGTTTTAAGATGA